The DNA region TTCTCGAACGCTTCGTCCTTGATGCCCAGACGCCGCGAACGCGAGCGCACGACCGAACGCGCAGCCTCGACCGACTCCTTCATCACGTCGCCGAGCGAACCCGTGCGAATCACGTTGCCCTTGCCCGGCATCACCGCGGCTTCGATCGTCAGCAGATCGCCGCCGACTTCAGTCCACGCGAGGCCCGTCACCTGACCGACCTGGTTTTCCTTCGCCGCGAGGCCGAAGTCGTACTTGCGCACGCCGAGGAACGTATCGAGGTTCTCGCCATCGACCTTGATCGCGCCCGATGCCTTCTTCAGCAGCAGCATCTTCACGACCTTGCGGCAGATCTTCGACACTTCCCGCTCGAGCGAACGCACACCGGCTTCGCGCGTGTAGTAGCGGATGATGTCGCGGATCGCCTGTTCGGTGACGTCGACCTCGCCGTCCTTCAGCCCGTTGTTCTTCTTCTGCTTCGGCAGCAGGTAACGCTGCGCGATGCTGACCTTCTCGTCTTCCGTGTAGCCCGACAGACGGATCACTTCCATCCGGTCGAGCAGCGGCGGCGGGATGTTCAGCGAGTTCGACGTCGCGACGAACATCACGTCCGACAGGTCGAAGTCGACTTCGATGTAGTGATCGGCGAACGTGTGGTTCTGTTCCGGATCGAGCACTTCGAGCAGCGCCGACGACGGATCGCCGCGGAAATCCATGCCCATCTTGTCGACTTCGTCGAGCAGGAAAAGCGGATTGCGCACGCCGACCTTCGCGAGGCTTTGCAGGATCTTGCCCGGCATCGAGCCGATGTACGTCCGGCGGTGACCGCGGATCTCGGCTTCGTCACGCACGCCGCCGAGCGCCATCCGGACGAACTTGCGGTTCGTCGCACGCGCGATCGACTGGCCGAGCGAGGTCTTGCCGACGCCCGGGGGCCCGACGAGGCACAGGATCGGCGCCTTGACCTTGTCCACGCGCTGTTGCACCGCGAGGTACTCGAGAATGCGTTCCTTCACCTTCTCGAGGCCGAAGTGATCCTCGTCGAGCACCTGCTCGGCGTTCGACAGATCGTTGTTGACCTTGCTCTTCTTGCGCCACGGCAGGCCGATCAGCGTGTCGATGTAGTTGCGCACGACGGTCGCTTCCGCCGACATCGGCGACATCAGCTTCAGCTTCTTGAGCTCGGCGTCGGCCTTCTTCTTCGCTTCCTTCGGCATGCGCGCGGCGTTGATGCGCTTCTCGAGTTCCTCGAGATCCGCACCCTCCTCGCCTTCGCCCAGTTCCTTCTGGATCGCCTTGACCTGTTCGTTCAGGTAGTACTCGCGCTGGCTCTTTTCCATCTGGCGCTTCACGCGCCCGCGGATGCGCTTTTCGACCTGCAGGATGTCGATCTCGGCTTCGAGCTGCGCGAGCAGGTGCTCGAGGCGCTCGATGACCGGGAACATCTCGAGGATGTGCTGCTTCTGGTCGAGCTTCAGCGGCAGACGCTCGGCGATCATGTCCGCGAGGCGACCGGCTTCATCGATGCCCGACAGCGACGTGAGAATCTCCGGCGGGATCTTCTTGTTCAGCTTCACGTACTGGTCGAACTGCGACACGATCGCGCGGCGCAGCGCTTCCGTTTCCGCGCTGTCGGCGTGATCGGGCTCGAGCGGCATCACGTCGCAGGAGAACTGCGTCTCCTGCTCTTCGATCGACAACGCCTTCGCGCGCTGCAGGCCCTCGACGAGCACCTTCACGGTGCCGTCCGGCAGCTTCAGCATCTGCAGGATGTTGGCGATACAACCGACCTCGTACATGTCCTTTTCGGTCGGTTCGTCCTTGGCCGCGGTTTTCTGGGCGACGAGCATGATGTGCTTGCCGCCTTCCATCGCTGCTTCGAGGGCCTTGATCGATTTCGGCCGGCCCACGAAGAGCGGAATCACCATGTGCGGGAAAACGACGACGTCCCGCAGCGGCAGCAGCGGGAGCGTGATGCGTTCCGGCGGAAGAAGTTGGGTGCCTGACATTTCATTTCCCCATGAGTGGAATCAATTGTTCGGTAATTGAGGCCGCCACAACGAATTGCAAGCCTTCAAGTGCGGGAAATATTCGGTAAGAAAGTAACCACCGCGTGTCGAGTCAGAGTTACCCACAAGATAAACGAAAAAAAGCCGCCCACGGACTCATGAACGGCCTTTTTCGCAGAACATCGTCGGCAAGCCGGTCAGTTCGAACCCGCCACTTTCGGCGTGTCCTCATAGATCAGCAGGGGTTTGCCGTCGCCATCGATCACGTTTTCATCGATGATGACCTTGCTGACCCCTTTCATCGCCGGCAACTCGTACATCACGTCGAGTAATGCCTGTTCGATGATCGAACGCAAGCCGCGCGCGCCGGTCTTGCGGCGGATCGCCTTGCGGGCGACTGCCTGCAACGCGCCCGGCCGGATTTCCAGCTCGACGCGCTCCATCGCGAACAGCTTGTGATACTGCTTGACGAGCGCATTCTTCGGCTCGACGAGGATCTTCATCAGCGCGGCTTCATCGAGCTTGCCGAGCGTCGCGACCACCGGCAGGCGGCCGATCAATTCGGGGATCAGACCGAATTTGATCAGGTCTTCCGGTTCCGTCTCGCGCAGCACTTCGCCCGCGTCGCGTTCCTGCTTGCTCTTGACCGTCGCGCCAAAGCCGATGCCCGTCTTTTCGGTGCGATCGGTGATCACCTTCTCGAGACCGTCGAACGCGCCGCCGCAAATGAACAGGATGTTGGTCGTGTCGACCTGAATGAAATCCTGGTTCGGATGCTTGCGGCCACCCTGCGGCGGCACCGACGCCATCGTGCCTTCGACGAGCTTCAGCAGTGCCTGCTGGACGCCCTCGCCCGACACGTCGCGCGTGATCGACGGGTTGTCCGACTTGCGGCTGATCTTGTCGATTTCGTCGATGTAGACGATCCCGCGCTGGGCCTTGTCGACCTCGTAGTTGCAGTTCTGCAACAGCTTCTGGATGATGTTCTCGACGTCCTCGCCGACGTAGCCGGCTTCGGTCAGCGTCGTCGCATCGGCGATCACGAACGGCACGTTCAGCAACCGCGCGAGCGTCTGCGCGAGCAGCGTCTTGCCGGAGCCCGTCGGGCCGATCAGCAGGATGTTGCTCTTCGACAGCTCGACGTCGTCCTTCTTGTCGAGATGCTTCAGGCGCTTGTAGTGGTTGTACACGGCCACCGCGAGGATCTTCTTCGCGCGCTCCTGCCCGATCACGTACTGATCGAGGATGTCGCGAATTTCCTGCGGGCTCGGCAGATCCGACCGGGACAGGCTGGCCTCGACGCCGGCGGCAGCCGCCTCGTCGCGAATGATCTCGTTGCAGAGGTCGATGCATTCATCGCAGATGAATACCGACGGGCCGGCAATGAGTTTCTTCACCTCATGCTGGCTCTTTCCGCAGAACGAGCAATACAACAGCTTCTCGCTGTTCGAACCTTTTTTGTCCGCCATGAATGTAGAGCCTCCGGACAGGTAAATGACATGATACGCCGAATGCTCCGGACGCCGCGCCTAGGGCGCGACCGGAGCCGGCTGGATGCGCTTGCCGCAGATGCTCAAGGCACTCGGGACGTTGCAGCGGGCGCCGCCCGAATCGGGGCGGCACCCCACTTAAATTCACGGGCGCTTCAGCAGCACCTGGTCGATCAGCCCGTACGCCTTCGCGTCCTCGCTCGACATGAAGTTATCACGGTCGGTGTCGCGCGCGATGCGCTCGACGTCCTGGCCCGTATGTTGCGCGAGCAGGTTGTTCAGCCGTTCCTTCAGGTAGAGGATTTCGCGTGCCTGGATCTCGATGTCGGACGCCTGGCCGCGTGCGCCGCCGAGCGGCTGGTGAATCATCACGCGCGAGTTCGGCAGCGCGAAACGCTTGCCCTTCGCGCCCGATGCGAGCAGGAATGCGCCCATGCTGGCCGCGAGGCCCATGCAGAGGGTCGACACGTCCGGCTTGATGAACTGCATCGTGTCGTAGATCGCCATGCCGGCCGACACCGAGCCGCCCGGGCTGTTGATGTAGAGGCTGATGTCCTTGTCGGGATTCTCGCTCTCGAGGAACAGCAATTGCGCGACCACGAGGTTGGCGGTCTGGTCGTTCACTTCGCCGACCATGAACACCAGGCGCTCCTTCAGGAGACGCGAATAAATATCGTACGAACGCTCGCCGCGGCCGCTCGTTTCGACGACGATCGGCACCAGCCCCAGCGCTTGCGCCTCGAAACCCTGCGGCGCGTTCGAAGCAAGCATGTCCAGCAATTCAGCGCGAGTGATCATTCAATGAACCTTGTTCGAATGGAAAATTGAACGGAAGGAAGCCGCCCGCTCAATCGCCATATTAATGGCAACCGTGCGCTTGACGTAAAAACGGCGTGCAGGCCGTCGCTCCGACAGCCGGCACGCCGCTAGAGCGACACTTACGCTTGCGACGATGCGCTCGCGAGTGCCTCGAAGCTCACTTCCTTGTCCGTCACCTTTGCCTTGCCCAGCACGAAGTCGACGACGTTGCTTTCAACGACGAACGCTTCCATCTCGGCGAGGCGCTGCTGGTTGGAATAATACCAGCGGACCACTTCCTTCGGGTCTTCGTAGCTCTTCGCGAACTCGTCGACTTCCGCGCGGATCTGTTCCGGCTTCGCTTCGAGGCCGTTCGCCTTCACGAGTTCAGCCAGCACGAGGCCCAGTTTCACGCGACGCTCTGCCTGCTCGGCGAACATCTCGGCCGGGATCGGTGCGTCCTTCGCGTTCGGCACGCCGCGCTGCGCCAGGTCCTGGCGAGCCATTTCGACGAGGCGTTGCTGATCCTGCTCGATCAGCGCCTTCGGCACGTCGAGTTCGGAAATCTTCAGCAGCGCGTCCATCACCTGGTTCTTGACGATCGACTGCGTGCGGCGCTTCGCTTCGCGCTCGAGATTTTCCTTGATCTCGGCGCGCATCTTCGTCAGGTCGCCGTCTTCGATGCCGAGCGACTTCGCGAATTCGGCGTCGATTTCCGGCAGGTGCGGCCACTCGATCTTCTTCATCGTGACCGTGAATTGCGCCGTCTTGCCGGCCACGTCCTTGCCGTGGTAGTCGTCCGGGAACTTCAGATCGAACGTACGTTGTTCGCCGACCTTCAGGCCGAGCGCCGCCGTTTCGAATTCCGGCAGCATGCGGCCTTCGCCGAGCACGAACGGGAAGTCTTCGGCCGTGCCGCCCTGGAACGCGACGTCGTCGATCTTGCCGACGAAGTCGACCGTCACGCGGTCGCCGTCCTTCGCCGCGGTGTCCGCGCCGCCGTCGCCGTGCTCGCCGGCTTCGCCGCGAGCGTGGTAGTGCACGCGCTGCTTGCGCAGGATGTCCAGCGTGCGGTCGATTTCGGCGTCGCCGATCGACGTGGTCGAGCGCTCGACTTCAGCCGTCGCCAGGTCGCCGATCTTCACTTCCGGGTAGACCTCGAACGTCGCGTCGAACGCGTAGGCGTCCTCGGCCTGCTCCTGCTTCGGCTCGAAGCTCGGCTGGCCGGCCACGCGCAGGTTTTCCGCGCGGCTGATCGTGAAGAATTCCTGGCCGATCTTGTCGCTCAGCACTTCCGCTTCGACCTGACCCGAGTACTGCTGGGCGACCATCTTCAGCGGCACCTTGCCCGGGCGGAAACCCGGCATGCGAACGTTCTTCGCGAGTTTCTGGATACGGGCGTCGATTTCCTTCTGCACGGTGTCTTTCGGCAGGGAAATCGTCACGCGGCGTTCAAGCTTGCCGAGGTTCTCAACAACGTTAGCCATGGCTTCAATCGTCCTAAAATTATTCGAGCGAATCGGGTTTTCCTTGCCGTGCCTGCCTGCGGCGAGATGTGCATCACATCCACATGCCGCGCCGGAGCGCCACGCCATCCCTGCACGCGCCGAATGGCTAGCGCAAGCGGCTCGGAGCACGGCTTTGGCCGGAAGAATCGACTATTCTAGCAAACAATTTTCCTCGTACCGCCAGATCCGCATGACAGGGTGCGCTCCCGCGTGCCGCCCGCGCCCGTGCACGGCAATGCGCGCGGATTGTCGCTATGCCGAACGACGTATCCACCGCGCGCCCACCATCCTGTAAGCTCCGAATGAGGGTGCGCCGCCGTCGCGCCCCCATTTTTCACACCAATTACGCTTCCCGGAGACACCATGCCGCACCACCCGTCCGCGCCTGTCGTCGTCATCGCGCCCGATTCGTTCAAAGGCTCGCTTTCCGCCGAGCAGGTCGCGGACGCGATCGCCACCGGCATCCGCCGCGCCCGGCCCGACGCGGTCGTGCGCTGCTGCCCGATGGCCGACGGCGGCGAAGGCACGCTCGACGCGATGCTGGCAGGCGGCGGCACGCGGCGTGCGCTGCGGGTGGCCGGCGCGTCGCTCGCGGCACGCGATGCGGCGGTGGGCGTGATCGATGCGCGCACCGCGATCGTCGAGACGGCCGAGATCGTCGGCATCACCGATGCGGTCGGCATGAGCGTGCCGGTCGACGCGCGCAGCACGCGCGGGATGGGCGAAGCGATCCGCACGCTGCTCGACGAAGGCGTGCGCCGCTTCTTCGTCGCGCTCGGCGGCAGCAGCACCAACGACGCGGGCGCAGGGTTGCTCGCGGGCCTCGGCCTGCAATGCTTCGACGCGGCCGGCCAGCCGGTCGAGCCCGTCCCCGCGCGGCTCGCAAACATTGCGCGGATCGACGCGTCGGCGCTCGATCCGCGCCTGAAGGAAGCGGAATTCATCGGCATGTCCGACGTCGACAATCCGCTGACGGGCGCGCACGGCGCGACCGCGGTGTTCGGTCCGCAAAAGGGCGTGGTGCCCGAGCAAGTCGCGACCCTCGATGCCGCGCTCGGCCACTTCGCCGACCTGCTCGAGGCGGCGCTCGACCGGCGCGGCCGCGACCTGGCCGGTGCCGGCGCCGCGGGCGGCCTGGGTTTTGCGCTGCACATGCTGGGCGCGCGGTTCGAAGCCGGCGCGGAAGTCGTCGCGCGGCAGGTCGGGCTCGACGCGGCGCTCGCCGGCGCCGACTGGCTGATCACCGGCGAAGGCCGCTCCGACGTGCAGACGCTGCACGGCAAGGCGCCGTTCATCGCGTGCCGTCACGCGCAGGCCGCCGGCGTGCCCGCGTCGCTGTTGTCCGGCGCCGTCGACCCGGCCGCGCTGCCGCGCCTGTCCGAACACTTCGCCGGCTGCTTCTCGCCCGCACCGGGGCCGATCACGCTCGACGTCGCGATCCGCGACGCGGCGAATCTGCTCGCGAACGAAGCGGAGCAGTTGACACGGCTGAAGTACGGCGCACACTGACCGTTGACCCGAGCGCGCGATACAGGAACAATCGGGCCCGCCCTTTTTCTTCAGGATTCGACATGAAAGGCCGTCAAGCCGGGCTCGATCAGTTTCTGACCTATCGCCTCCATGCGCTCACGAAGCGATCCGACCGCGGGATCGCCGACGTGTACCGGCACAAGCTGGACATCTCGCTGCCCGAGGCGCGCGTGATCGCCGCCGTCGGCGCGTTCGGTCCGTTCTCGATCATGGATCTCGCACGTCATACCAATCTCGACAAGAGCCAGGCGAGCCGCGCGGCGGAAGCGCTGCTGCGCCAGGGGCTGCTCGAGCGCAGCGCGAGCGAGGACGACGGCCGGATCGTGCTGATCGCGCTGACGGCCGACGGCCGCGCGCTGCATCGCCGGATCATGCCGATCGTGCGCAAGTGGAATGAAGGCTTGCTCGCATGCCTGTCCGACAGCGAGCGCCAGACGTTCGAGCGGCTGCTCGACAAGGTGGTCGCGCACGCGGTCGACGGCGACGAGTGAGTGTCGCGGGCGGGGCGATCCGTGCGCGTTGCGACGTGCGACACATGTACCGGAATCGGCGCGCTGTACGCTGGCCCCGCGCAGATGGGACACGAGCGATTCAGCGCGCGCCGCTTTATTCAGATGGATCCTTCAGATCACCCGAATCGCTCCCGTCGGGTGAATCGCGCAAGCGCACGGGCGGCGGCCCGGTTTTCCCCGCCGTGCACGTATCGAACGACTGCTCGTCATTCTTCATCAAACCTGGCCATCTCCGCAGCGATCCCCTTGCGCTATAGCCCGCTGTTCGCCGCGCGCTGACGCAGCAGCCCCAGCACCGCATCGCAATACGGCGTCGGCACGTCGAGCTTGCGCCCCAGTTCAGGAAACACGCCGAGGATCGGCCCGGTCTCGAGCGGTCGCCCTGCCTCGAAATCCTGCAGCATCGACGTCTTGAACGCGCCCAGCTTGCGCGTCAAGGCGATCCGCTCGGGTCCGGCCATCCCCGTATCGAGACCGAGTTTCGCGCCGATCGCGGCCGCCTCCTCCATCATCCGCAACGCAAGATCCCGCGTGAACGGATCGTCGAGCAGTTGCTCGGCGGTCGAACCCGTGAGCGCGCTCAACGGATTCATGTTCATGTTGCCCCACAGCTTCGTCCAGATCTCGGTGCGGATCGCCGGCGTCGATTCGACGTCGAAGCCGCCCGCGGCGAGCGCCGCCGCGAATCGCGCGGTCGGCGCGTCGAGCCGCGCATCGGGCGAGCCAATGATCAGGCGGTTGCCGCGACCGCGGCGCACGAGACCCGGCGCATCGGTACTCGACGACAGGTGCACGACGCAGCCGATCGCCTGCTCGGGCGGCAGCGCCGCCGAGACCGCACCGGCCGGGTCGACCGCGTCGAGCGGCACGCCGTCGAGCGGGCCCGCGAGCCCGTGCGTGAACCACCACGGCAGCCCGTTCATCGCGGCGACGATCACCGTGCCGGGCCCGATCAGCGGCGCGATGCGCGCGGCTAGCGCCGGCAACGCCTGCGCCTTCAGCGCGATCACCACGTAGTCCTGCACGCCGAGCGCGGCCGCGTCGTCGCTCGCGCGCACCGGGACCGACGACACCGCGCCCGCCTCGTCGATCACGCGCACGCCGTGTGCGTTCAGCGCATCGAGCGTCGCGCCGCGCGCGTAGGCGCTCACCGTCATGCCGGCGCGCGACAGCGCCGCCGCGAGCAATCCGCCGATCGCGCCGACACCGACCACCGCCGCGCGCACCGACCCTGAATTCGTGTCGTTCATGATGAAATTCCGTCTTCGGGAAGCTGACGAGCATAACGCTCAATGGTTGCGGGCACAACCATTTACGCAAGCGCCCGCGGCGTGGGTTCGCACGGGCGATTCAGCGCGCCGCACCGCCCGCCTCCGGCGGCTCATCGACGCTCGGGCCGCCGGCCGCGCCGAGCACGCCGGCGATCTGGCTCTTGTCGTGCATGCCGAGCTTGCGGTACGCGCAGCGCAGGTAGTGACGCACGGTCGTCGGCGAAATCGCCATCTGCTGGGCGACCTCCTTATGCGAGCGTCCGGTGCCGTAATAGCGGATCGCCGCCAGTTCGCGCGGACTCAGCCGGTCGAGCAGCGAGCGAGGCCGCGCCTCGATCTGGAACAGCCCCGCGACGGGCACGCACTGGATGCGCAACGCGTCGCCGATGAACGGCTGGCCCGACTGACGCCGCCCATGCGCGACCAGCGGCTCCGGGATGCGCGGGCCCGTCCACGTCGGCCATTCGGTGCGCAGCACGTCGTCGAAGCCGTGATCGGCGTGATGCAGCACGCCGAAGTTGTCGCACAGCGCGCGTGCCGCCGGCGCAACCGCGTCGTCGCGCTCGCGCGTGAGCTGCGCTGCGCGGTTGATCGTCAGCGCGGCAGCCAGATGCGGGATCACTTCCTCGAAGCGGCTCGCGTCGTCCTCGCTGAACGGACGATTCAGGCCCTGGCGATAGATCGACATGAAGGTCGTCAATCCGAAGCGGCGATCGAGCGTGCACACGCACATCAACTGCGCCAGCCCGTACTTCACGCACCAGTCGCGAAACCGCGCGTCGAACCCCGGTTCGACGACCGACAGGCGCACCGCTCGACCGTGCGCGCCGAGCAGCGTGCGTTGCGCGAGCGGATCGCAGTCGCGCACGCGTTTCCAGTCGCTGAAGAACGCGTTCGGAAGGCGATACAGGAAGCTGTTGTGCATCACGGGGCCGGTCGGCACGTGCGTGGCGACGCCGGTCCACGCGGCGTCGAAGGGAATGAGCGCCTGCAGCAGCGAAAAGAAGCGGCACTCGAATTCGCCGATGCTCGACCGCGCGGCGACCGCGTACAGGTCGAGCAACATCAAGCCGAGTTCGCGCTGCGCTGCATCGCCGCGCGTCACGCCGTCGAAATCGGCCCGCCGTGGCGGCAACGGCGGCCATGCGGATTCGTCGAGCACGATCGCGGCCGGCACGTCGCGCAGCGCGTCGAGATCCTGCCCGATATCCGTCGTGATCCTCACTTTCCGCTCCCCTGCCCGACCGGGCCGCTGATGCGCGCAACGCAGACCGGCCGATTATAGCGACCGGCATTTTTGGCGGGCGTCGCTGCCGGAACGCACGCCAGCCCCATCCATTTGAACGGTACGCCACCCGTTGCTGGCGCGCGGCACGCCGCAGCGCGGCGTCGCGGCACGGCCACGCCGTGCACCGCGGGTTTTCCACACCGTTCATCTGCACGACTGTTCGCCCGATTTCCCGCTGCGGACACTGCGTCGCGACAACAACACACGATGCAGGACGGTATGGAGAACCCGACGTGATGACACTCCGCTTCATCCGCACGGCCCCGGCCGCCGCGGCGCTCGCCGCATGCAGCGTTGCCGCGCATGCGCAGTCGACCCTCACGCTGTACGGCGCGCTCGACGCCGGCGTGCAGTACCTGACGCATGCCGACGGACGACACGCGGCCGTGCAGTTGCAGAACTACGGGATCCTGCCTTCGCAGATCGGGCTGAAGGGCCACGAGGATCTCGGCGGCGGCTGGCGCGCGCTGTTCAAGCTCGAACAGGGCCTCAACCTCAACGACGGCACCGCGACCGCCCCCGGCTATGCGTTCTTCCGCGGCGCGTACGTGGGTGTCGCGGGCCCGGCCGGCACCGTCACGCTCGGGCGGCAATTCAGCGTGCTGTTCGACAAGACGCTGCTCTACGACCCGCTGTGGTACGCGTCGTACAGCGGCCAGGGCGTGATCGTGCCGATGACGGCGAACTTCATCGACCACTCGATCAAGTATCAGTCGCCCACGTTCGCCGGCTTCGATGTCGAGGCCCTCGCGGCGACGGCCGGCGTCGCGGGCAATACGCGCGCCGGGCGCGTGCTCGAACTCGGCGGCCAGTACACGAGCAACGGGTTGTCGGTCAGTGCGGTGCTGCATCAGGCGCACGGCGACGCATCCGCCGCGGACGATGCTTCCGCGCGCCGCCGCGACCTCGGCACGCTCGCCGCACGGTATGCATTCGCGTCACTGCCGCTCACCGTCTATGCGGGCGTCGAACGCCTGAGCGGCGATCTCGATGCGGCGCGCACGATCGTCTGGGGCGGCGCGCGCTACCTGACCGCGAGCGGAGTCGGACTGAACGCGGGCTTCTACCACACCGATTCGCGCACGCCGGCGATCGGCCACCCGACGCTGTTCATCGCGAGCACCACCTACGCGCTGTCGAAACGCACCGTCGCCTACGTGAACCTCGGCTATGCGCGCAATAGCGGCCAGAGCTCGCAGACCGTCTACGAATACGACCCGACGCCGCTTGCCGGCGCATCGCAGTTCGGCGCGATGGTCGGCATGTACCACCTGTTCTGATTCCGTCCAGCGAGATCCCGCCATGAAAACCCTTTGCTCCGATGCCGCGCTGCCGTCCGACGGCCGCACGGCGACTTTCGCGCGCTCGACACTCGTCGCGCTCGTCGTGTTCGCGGCCATCACGCCGCTGCTGCTGCTCGTCGCGCCGGCCGTCGCCGCTCAGCTGGCGACGCAGCTCGGGCTGTCCGCATCGCAGATCGGCACCTACTTCTTCGTCGAACTCGGCGCGTTCAGCCTCGCGACCGTACCGTCGTATCTGTGGCTCGGCCGCATCGATGCGCGCCGCGTCGCTGCGTACGCGATCGCCCTGTTCGGTATGGGCAACCTGCTGACCGCGCTGTGGATGCCGGGCTTCGGCGCGCTGCTCGCGCTGCGTGCCGTCACCGCGCTCGGCGGCGGCTCGCTGATGGTGCTCTGCATGACCAGCGCGGCCACGAGCGAGAACAGCGATCGCGTGTATGGGCTGTGGGTCGTCGGGCAATTGACCGCCGGCGCCGTCGGCCTGTTCGTGCTGCCGCACGTGTTCGCCGCGTTCGGGCTGCGCGCGCTATATGTCGCGCTGGCCGTGCTCGCGCTGTTCGCGGCGCCGCTGTCGCGCGGCTTTCCAGCGACGCTCGGTGTACGGACCGCGTCGGCACAGGCCGCGCGCGGCGGCGCCGATGCCGATGCGTCACGACGTTTCGTCGTGCTCGCGATCGGCGCGGTGCTGATGTTCTATCTCGCGATCGGCAGCGTGTGGACGTTCGCGAGCCGCGCGGCGGCGCAGGCCGGCCTCGATCCGCAGTCGACCGGCAACGTGCTCGCGATCGCGAGCGTGATGGGGATTGCCGGCGCGGCGCTCGCGTCGTGCGCAGGCGGCCGGTTTGCCAGGCGCGCGATGCTGGCCGCCGGTTACGCGCTGCTCGCGGCATCGCTCGTCGCACTCGCCGCGCTGCCGCATGCGAGCGGCTACAGCGCCGCGATCTTCGCGTTCAAGTTCGCATGGACGTTCGTGCTGCCGTTCATGCTCGCGACCGTCGCGCAGATCGATACGTCGGGGCGCCTCGTCGCGACGCTCAATTTCGTGATCGGTGCGGGCCTCGCGGCCGGCCCGCTGCTCGCCGGGCTGTTGCTCGATGCCGGCGGCACGATGCATGCACTGTTCGCGGTCGCCACCGCCGGCGCGATCGCGTCGTTCGCCGCGCTGCGCCATCTCGATCGCCGCGCGCGCACGCCCATGACTTCCGTTTCTTCCCAACCGTGACAGGTCGAGCACATCCATGAATCGCACTGCCTTCTTCACCGACGAACGCACCTTCTGGCACACCGGCGGCACGCACGCGCTGTTCTTCCCGGTCGGCGGCTGGGTCCAGCCGCCATCGAGCGCCGGCTACGCGGAGTCTCCCGATTCGAAGCGCCGCTTCCTGTCGCTCGTGCAGGCGTCGGGCCTTGCCGCTCACCTCGACATGCGCGGCGCCGCGCCGGCCACCGCCGACGATCTGCTGCGCATCCATCCGGCCAGCTATCTCGACGCGTTCCGCGCGCTCAGCGATGCGCACGGCGGCGACCTCGGCGATCTCGCGCCGTTCGGCAAGGGCAGCTACGAGATCGCCACGCTGTCCGCGGGCCTCGCGATCGCGGCGATCGACACCGTCGTCGCCGAGCATGCGGCCAGCGCATTCTCGCTGTCGCGGCCGCCCGGCCATCACTGCCTGCGCGATCGCCCGATGGGCTTCTGCCTGCTCGCGAACATTCCGATCGCGATCGAGGCCGCGCGCGCGAAGCACGGCATCGACCGCGTCGCGGTGATCGACTGGGACGTGCATCACGGCAACGGCACGCAGTCGATCTACTACGACGATCCCAACACGCTGACGATCTCGCTGCATCAGGACCGCTGCTTTCCGCCCGGCTACAGCGGCGGCAGCGACCGCGGCGAAGGCGCGGGCGTCGGAGCGAACCTGAACGTGCCGTTGCTGGCAGGCA from Burkholderia ambifaria AMMD includes:
- a CDS encoding MarR family winged helix-turn-helix transcriptional regulator, with the protein product MKGRQAGLDQFLTYRLHALTKRSDRGIADVYRHKLDISLPEARVIAAVGAFGPFSIMDLARHTNLDKSQASRAAEALLRQGLLERSASEDDGRIVLIALTADGRALHRRIMPIVRKWNEGLLACLSDSERQTFERLLDKVVAHAVDGDE
- a CDS encoding 2-dehydropantoate 2-reductase, which produces MNDTNSGSVRAAVVGVGAIGGLLAAALSRAGMTVSAYARGATLDALNAHGVRVIDEAGAVSSVPVRASDDAAALGVQDYVVIALKAQALPALAARIAPLIGPGTVIVAAMNGLPWWFTHGLAGPLDGVPLDAVDPAGAVSAALPPEQAIGCVVHLSSSTDAPGLVRRGRGNRLIIGSPDARLDAPTARFAAALAAGGFDVESTPAIRTEIWTKLWGNMNMNPLSALTGSTAEQLLDDPFTRDLALRMMEEAAAIGAKLGLDTGMAGPERIALTRKLGAFKTSMLQDFEAGRPLETGPILGVFPELGRKLDVPTPYCDAVLGLLRQRAANSGL
- a CDS encoding helix-turn-helix transcriptional regulator, which gives rise to MRITTDIGQDLDALRDVPAAIVLDESAWPPLPPRRADFDGVTRGDAAQRELGLMLLDLYAVAARSSIGEFECRFFSLLQALIPFDAAWTGVATHVPTGPVMHNSFLYRLPNAFFSDWKRVRDCDPLAQRTLLGAHGRAVRLSVVEPGFDARFRDWCVKYGLAQLMCVCTLDRRFGLTTFMSIYRQGLNRPFSEDDASRFEEVIPHLAAALTINRAAQLTRERDDAVAPAARALCDNFGVLHHADHGFDDVLRTEWPTWTGPRIPEPLVAHGRRQSGQPFIGDALRIQCVPVAGLFQIEARPRSLLDRLSPRELAAIRYYGTGRSHKEVAQQMAISPTTVRHYLRCAYRKLGMHDKSQIAGVLGAAGGPSVDEPPEAGGAAR
- a CDS encoding porin → MMTLRFIRTAPAAAALAACSVAAHAQSTLTLYGALDAGVQYLTHADGRHAAVQLQNYGILPSQIGLKGHEDLGGGWRALFKLEQGLNLNDGTATAPGYAFFRGAYVGVAGPAGTVTLGRQFSVLFDKTLLYDPLWYASYSGQGVIVPMTANFIDHSIKYQSPTFAGFDVEALAATAGVAGNTRAGRVLELGGQYTSNGLSVSAVLHQAHGDASAADDASARRRDLGTLAARYAFASLPLTVYAGVERLSGDLDAARTIVWGGARYLTASGVGLNAGFYHTDSRTPAIGHPTLFIASTTYALSKRTVAYVNLGYARNSGQSSQTVYEYDPTPLAGASQFGAMVGMYHLF
- a CDS encoding MFS transporter, coding for MKTLCSDAALPSDGRTATFARSTLVALVVFAAITPLLLLVAPAVAAQLATQLGLSASQIGTYFFVELGAFSLATVPSYLWLGRIDARRVAAYAIALFGMGNLLTALWMPGFGALLALRAVTALGGGSLMVLCMTSAATSENSDRVYGLWVVGQLTAGAVGLFVLPHVFAAFGLRALYVALAVLALFAAPLSRGFPATLGVRTASAQAARGGADADASRRFVVLAIGAVLMFYLAIGSVWTFASRAAAQAGLDPQSTGNVLAIASVMGIAGAALASCAGGRFARRAMLAAGYALLAASLVALAALPHASGYSAAIFAFKFAWTFVLPFMLATVAQIDTSGRLVATLNFVIGAGLAAGPLLAGLLLDAGGTMHALFAVATAGAIASFAALRHLDRRARTPMTSVSSQP
- a CDS encoding class II histone deacetylase, whose product is MNRTAFFTDERTFWHTGGTHALFFPVGGWVQPPSSAGYAESPDSKRRFLSLVQASGLAAHLDMRGAAPATADDLLRIHPASYLDAFRALSDAHGGDLGDLAPFGKGSYEIATLSAGLAIAAIDTVVAEHAASAFSLSRPPGHHCLRDRPMGFCLLANIPIAIEAARAKHGIDRVAVIDWDVHHGNGTQSIYYDDPNTLTISLHQDRCFPPGYSGGSDRGEGAGVGANLNVPLLAGSGDDAYRYAFERIVLPALERFRPELIVVASGLDASAVDPLARMLLHTDSYRFMTRAVKDAAQRHCGGRLVIVHEGGYSEAYVPFCGLAIVEELAGIRTEVADPMLELAIAQQPGERFVAFQRELLDELAASFGL